A genomic stretch from Candidatus Nanopelagicales bacterium includes:
- a CDS encoding sugar kinase: MALPDVNTIVVGELMTDVVANVHGTVRTGTDTAASVQTHGGGAGANTAAWLAAEGTGTAFIGRVGDDDLGRAAVEHLRESGVQPYVTVDRTRPTGTCVVLMFPDGTRAKLPDIGANAGLAPADLPEEIFAPGRHLHLTGYPLLHEKSRLAALAALDLARLRRMTTSVDPASSGPLRDVGPHMFIGWTAGCDLLFANAEEATALAGVPDPREAARALTNSYRNVVVKLGPEGALWTSSDMEAVTSPALAVTLADTRGAGDAFAAGFLPAWLAGMGPDAALASGNRLAAMAVSMDTARP; this comes from the coding sequence GTGGCCCTGCCGGATGTGAACACGATCGTCGTAGGCGAACTCATGACCGACGTCGTGGCCAACGTTCACGGGACAGTCCGAACGGGGACCGACACCGCAGCTTCGGTCCAGACTCACGGCGGCGGTGCGGGAGCGAACACAGCCGCTTGGCTTGCAGCCGAGGGAACGGGCACGGCCTTCATCGGCCGCGTCGGCGACGACGATTTGGGCCGCGCTGCCGTGGAGCACCTGCGTGAATCAGGTGTCCAGCCCTACGTGACCGTGGATCGAACCCGACCGACCGGGACCTGCGTCGTTCTGATGTTCCCCGATGGCACGCGGGCCAAATTGCCAGACATCGGTGCCAATGCCGGACTAGCACCCGCCGACCTGCCCGAGGAGATCTTTGCCCCTGGTCGGCACCTTCATCTGACCGGCTACCCGCTGCTTCACGAGAAATCTCGGCTCGCAGCCCTTGCGGCACTCGATCTGGCCCGGCTACGGCGGATGACGACAAGCGTCGATCCCGCATCCTCCGGACCATTGCGCGATGTCGGCCCGCACATGTTCATCGGCTGGACCGCCGGGTGCGACCTACTGTTCGCAAACGCCGAGGAGGCCACCGCGCTCGCTGGCGTACCCGACCCCCGGGAAGCGGCGCGGGCGCTCACCAATTCCTACCGCAACGTCGTGGTCAAACTCGGGCCCGAGGGTGCGCTGTGGACATCCAGCGACATGGAAGCGGTAACCAGTCCTGCCTTGGCGGTGACACTGGCAGATACCCGCGGCGCTGGTGACGCCTTCGCCGCTGGGTTCCTGCCCGCCTGGCTCGCCGGGATGGGCCCAGACGCCGCGCTCGCATCAGGCAACAGACTCGCCGCAATGGCCGTGTCAATGGATAC